Proteins encoded within one genomic window of Oryza brachyantha chromosome 7, ObraRS2, whole genome shotgun sequence:
- the LOC102707884 gene encoding uncharacterized protein LOC102707884 isoform X1, translating to MNLAAVTMEAVHDCVVKLRSNPRRRRDTVCVGCGAGFGGDRPMAALKLLERVKELNYLVLECLAERTLADRYQIMMSGGKGFDPRVKEWMSVLLPLALDREVCIITNMGAVDPLGAQEEVLNLASTLGLELTVAVAYEASSGNSIYSNESTGVGQGRSTYLGAASIVHCLENGKPQVVITSRVADAALFLAPMVYELGWNWNDFEELSQGTLASHLLECGCQLTGGYFMHPGDAYRDFSFEQLLGLSLPYAEVSYKGEVCVGKAEGSGGLINYSTCAEQLLYEVGDPANYITPDLVVDFRDVKFHQISKDKVLCKGAKPSNPCQPEKLLQLLPTESGWKGWGEISYGGQECLKRAHAAEYLVRSWMEETYPGIEEKVISYIIGYDSLKTIGGNKDSPDKQVMDARLRMDGLFELEEHAVKFVKEFIALYTNGPAGGGGISTGQKKEITLQKILVDREKIFWQANMKRSTHPCSQSQKQATNVDKGQMRDQQKHKHPGRGAMGTQHSNTGMDTIMPSAVPAPSGTKMPLHRIAHGRAGDKGNDLNFSIIPHFPGDIGRLRAVITRDWVKNAVSPLLDSSSFPTDRSVRRRNDLLEHVTVEIYDVLGVSSLNVVVRSILDGGVNSSRRIDRHGKTLSDLILCQNVILPP from the exons ATGAATTTGGCAGCAGTAACAATGGAGGCAGTTCATGACTGTGTGGTCAAGCTG AGGAGCAATCCTCGGCGGCGCAGGGATACTGTCTGTGTTGGCTGTGGGGCTGGATTTGGGGGTGACAGGCCGATGGCGGCTCTGAAGCTACTGGAGAGAGTCAAGGAGCTTAACTACCTTGTGCTTGAGTGTTTGGCCGAGCGAACTCTCGCGGATCGCTACCAAATTATGATGTCAGGGGGGAAAGGATTTGATCCCCGAG TTAAGGAATGGATGTCTGTGCTTCTACCCTTAGCCTTGGATAGAGAAGTTTGCATAATAACTAACATGGGTGCTG TGGATCCACTTGGAGCACAGGAAGAAGTTCTGAATCTGGCATCTACTTTGGGATTGGAGCTAACGGTTGCTGTAGCTTATGAAGCATCTTCAG GAAATTCTATATATTCTAATGAATCAACTGGGGTGGGACAG GGCAGAAGCACATACCTTGGTGCCGCCTCCATTGTACACTGCCTAGAAAATGGCAAACCACAGGTTGTGATTACTTCTCGGGTTGCTGATGCTGCGCTGTTCTTGGCACCTATG GTATATGAATTAGGTTGGAACTGGAATGACTTTGAGGAGTTGTCACAAGGGACATTGGCTAGCCATCTTTTGGAATGTGGATGCCAACTCACTGGAGGGTATTTCATGCACCCTG GAGATGCATACcgagatttttcttttgaacagCTTCTGGGTTTGTCTCTTCCATATGCCGAAGTCAGTTACAAAGGAGAAGTGTGTGTTGGGAAGGCAGAGGGCAGTGGAGGTCTTATAAACTACAGCACATGTGCAGAACAGCTTCTGTATGAAGTTGGAGATCCTGCAAACTACATCACTCCTGATCTG GTTGTAGATTTCCGTGATGTGAAGTTCCACCAAATATCAAAAGACAAGGTCCTCTGCAAAGGAGCAAAACCATCTAATCCTTGCCAGCCTGAGAAACTCCTCCAGTTGCTTCCTACT GAGAGTGGATGGAAAGGATGGGGAGAGATATCATATGGTGGCCAAGAGTGTTTGAAACGGGCTCACGCAGCAGAATACCTA GTTAGATCATGGATGGAGGAAACATATCCTGGTATTGAAGAAAAAGTTATCTCATACATAATAGGATATGATAGTTTGAAAACTATTGGAGGAAACAAAGACAGTCCTGACAAACAAGTGATGGATGCCAGGCTTCGGATGGATGGGCTTTTTGAGCTGGAAGAACATGCTGTCAAATTTGTTAAAGAATTCATTGCGCTTTATACAAATGGGCcagctggtggtggcggcatAAG CACTGGACAGAAGAAGGAAATAACCCTGCAGAAAATACTG GTTGATCGGGAAAAGATCTTCTGGCAAGCAAATATGAAGAGATCGACTCATCCTTGCTCGCAGTCGCAGAAGCAGGCTACAAATGTTGACAAGGGTCAAATGCGTGACCAGCAAAAGCACAAGCACCCAGGACGTGGTGCTATGGGCACTCAGCACTCAAACACAGGCATGGACACCATAATGCCATCTGCTGTTCCTGCTCCATCCGGAACAAAGATGCCTCTTCACCGCATAGCTCACGGCAGGGCCGGCGACAAGGGAAATGATCTGAATTTCTCCATCATTCCTCACTTCCCTGGTGACATTGGCCGGCTCAGGGCAGTGATCACTCGAGACTGGGTCAAGAATGCTGTTTCACCGCTTCTTGATTCCTCCTCATTCCCCACCGATCGATCAGTTCGGCGTCGaaatgatctgctggagcaTGTAACTGTCGAGATCTATGATGTCCTAGGAGTCAGCTCTCTGAACGTTGTGGTGAGGAGTATCCTCGATGGTGGCGTGAATTCTTCGAGAAGAATTGATCGGCACGGGAAGACTCTGTCCGATCTCATCTTGTGCCAAAATGTTATCCTGCCTCCGTGA
- the LOC102707884 gene encoding uncharacterized protein LOC102707884 isoform X2, whose amino-acid sequence MNLAAVTMEAVHDCVVKLRSNPRRRRDTVCVGCGAGFGGDRPMAALKLLERVKELNYLVLECLAERTLADRYQIMMSGGKGFDPRVKEWMSVLLPLALDREVCIITNMGAVDPLGAQEEVLNLASTLGLELTVAVAYEASSGNSIYSNESTGVGQGRSTYLGAASIVHCLENGKPQVVITSRVADAALFLAPMVYELGWNWNDFEELSQGTLASHLLECGCQLTGGYFMHPGDAYRDFSFEQLLGLSLPYAEVSYKGEVCVGKAEGSGGLINYSTCAEQLLYEVGDPANYITPDLESGWKGWGEISYGGQECLKRAHAAEYLVRSWMEETYPGIEEKVISYIIGYDSLKTIGGNKDSPDKQVMDARLRMDGLFELEEHAVKFVKEFIALYTNGPAGGGGISTGQKKEITLQKILVDREKIFWQANMKRSTHPCSQSQKQATNVDKGQMRDQQKHKHPGRGAMGTQHSNTGMDTIMPSAVPAPSGTKMPLHRIAHGRAGDKGNDLNFSIIPHFPGDIGRLRAVITRDWVKNAVSPLLDSSSFPTDRSVRRRNDLLEHVTVEIYDVLGVSSLNVVVRSILDGGVNSSRRIDRHGKTLSDLILCQNVILPP is encoded by the exons ATGAATTTGGCAGCAGTAACAATGGAGGCAGTTCATGACTGTGTGGTCAAGCTG AGGAGCAATCCTCGGCGGCGCAGGGATACTGTCTGTGTTGGCTGTGGGGCTGGATTTGGGGGTGACAGGCCGATGGCGGCTCTGAAGCTACTGGAGAGAGTCAAGGAGCTTAACTACCTTGTGCTTGAGTGTTTGGCCGAGCGAACTCTCGCGGATCGCTACCAAATTATGATGTCAGGGGGGAAAGGATTTGATCCCCGAG TTAAGGAATGGATGTCTGTGCTTCTACCCTTAGCCTTGGATAGAGAAGTTTGCATAATAACTAACATGGGTGCTG TGGATCCACTTGGAGCACAGGAAGAAGTTCTGAATCTGGCATCTACTTTGGGATTGGAGCTAACGGTTGCTGTAGCTTATGAAGCATCTTCAG GAAATTCTATATATTCTAATGAATCAACTGGGGTGGGACAG GGCAGAAGCACATACCTTGGTGCCGCCTCCATTGTACACTGCCTAGAAAATGGCAAACCACAGGTTGTGATTACTTCTCGGGTTGCTGATGCTGCGCTGTTCTTGGCACCTATG GTATATGAATTAGGTTGGAACTGGAATGACTTTGAGGAGTTGTCACAAGGGACATTGGCTAGCCATCTTTTGGAATGTGGATGCCAACTCACTGGAGGGTATTTCATGCACCCTG GAGATGCATACcgagatttttcttttgaacagCTTCTGGGTTTGTCTCTTCCATATGCCGAAGTCAGTTACAAAGGAGAAGTGTGTGTTGGGAAGGCAGAGGGCAGTGGAGGTCTTATAAACTACAGCACATGTGCAGAACAGCTTCTGTATGAAGTTGGAGATCCTGCAAACTACATCACTCCTGATCTG GAGAGTGGATGGAAAGGATGGGGAGAGATATCATATGGTGGCCAAGAGTGTTTGAAACGGGCTCACGCAGCAGAATACCTA GTTAGATCATGGATGGAGGAAACATATCCTGGTATTGAAGAAAAAGTTATCTCATACATAATAGGATATGATAGTTTGAAAACTATTGGAGGAAACAAAGACAGTCCTGACAAACAAGTGATGGATGCCAGGCTTCGGATGGATGGGCTTTTTGAGCTGGAAGAACATGCTGTCAAATTTGTTAAAGAATTCATTGCGCTTTATACAAATGGGCcagctggtggtggcggcatAAG CACTGGACAGAAGAAGGAAATAACCCTGCAGAAAATACTG GTTGATCGGGAAAAGATCTTCTGGCAAGCAAATATGAAGAGATCGACTCATCCTTGCTCGCAGTCGCAGAAGCAGGCTACAAATGTTGACAAGGGTCAAATGCGTGACCAGCAAAAGCACAAGCACCCAGGACGTGGTGCTATGGGCACTCAGCACTCAAACACAGGCATGGACACCATAATGCCATCTGCTGTTCCTGCTCCATCCGGAACAAAGATGCCTCTTCACCGCATAGCTCACGGCAGGGCCGGCGACAAGGGAAATGATCTGAATTTCTCCATCATTCCTCACTTCCCTGGTGACATTGGCCGGCTCAGGGCAGTGATCACTCGAGACTGGGTCAAGAATGCTGTTTCACCGCTTCTTGATTCCTCCTCATTCCCCACCGATCGATCAGTTCGGCGTCGaaatgatctgctggagcaTGTAACTGTCGAGATCTATGATGTCCTAGGAGTCAGCTCTCTGAACGTTGTGGTGAGGAGTATCCTCGATGGTGGCGTGAATTCTTCGAGAAGAATTGATCGGCACGGGAAGACTCTGTCCGATCTCATCTTGTGCCAAAATGTTATCCTGCCTCCGTGA